A genomic region of Glycine max cultivar Williams 82 chromosome 15, Glycine_max_v4.0, whole genome shotgun sequence contains the following coding sequences:
- the LOC100780879 gene encoding probable serine/threonine-protein kinase DDB_G0280111 gives MWRFKPFSHKEQTGLEGRTIDVSNLKINIIKAIAEGGFSCVYLARDAVHMSKQYALKHMICNDEESLGLVKKEISVMKMLAGHPNVVTLHAHAIVDMGRTKEAFVVMEFCERSLVNVLESRGAGYFDEKQVLLIFRDVCNAVLAMHCQSPPIAHRDLKAENLLLGSDGLWKLCDFGSTSTNHKRFEKPEEMGIEEDNIRKYTTPAYRAPEMWDLFLREVINEKVDIWALGCLLFRICYFKSAFDGESKLQVLNGNYRIPELPKYTSPVTDLIREMLQARPDDRPDITQVWFRVNEQLPINLQKSLPDRPPESPSSNNHEGVSMPSNRSPPMPRRNPPPPPSSGEPKTSPQPPPASRGGGSGGALGAFWSTQHAKESLVAEDKSKPIFDEEPSSHHISPKHDRILPENEQLPKNVGPNKVVNTQTHTVKSSTHGKLHKPDTVPSKDFEINLFKDKDRVRESTTNFQNQAFNTFVAEFDTTNLNSGLSNKPEREQALEAEVEKLKEQLKEANLEKAEITSKYEKLSAICRSQRQELQDLKQALTARTPSPIRDGLKTSPAVTSSASASANKSWHAFPEEPQQQKSFSAENTSKSVRVKNGQQNKQPVALATDFDSWGFGSDSFSAVPAGSPHMQRPSSAGTKSQAFGEANKSTSQPAGWAGF, from the exons ATGTGGAGATTTAAGCCATTCAGTCACAAAGAACAGACTGGTCTTGAAGGCCGCACTATAGATGTTAgcaatcttaaaataaatatcattaagGCCATTGCCGAAGGAGGGTTCTCTTGTGTCTACCTAGCTCGAGATGCTGTACACATGTCAAAGCAATATGCTTTGAAGCACATGATATGCAATGACGAAGAATCACTTGGATTGGTAAAGAAGGAGATATCTGTGATGAAGATGCTGGCAGGACATCCCAATGTTGTCACACTTCATGCACATGCCATCGTTGATATGGGTAGGACGAAAGAAGCATTCGTTGTGATGGAATTTTGTGAGAGGTCTCTGGTTAATGTGCTGGAGAGCCGAGGAGCTGGTTATTTTGATGAGAAACAGGTTCTTTTGATCTTCAGGGATGTGTGTAATGCAGTTCTTGCCATGCACTGCCAGTCCCCACCTATTGCACACCG AGACTTGAAAGCAGAGAATCTTTTATTAGGTTCAGATGGCTTATGGAAGTTATGTGATTTTGGAAGCACTTCCACCAATCACAAACGTTTTGAGAAGCCAGAAGAAATGGGGATTGAGGAAGACAATATCAGGAAGTACACAACCCCTGCCTACAGGGCCCCTGAG ATGTGGGATCTGTTCCTGAGAGAAGTCATTAATGAGAAGGTGGACATATGG GCACTTGGATGTCTCCTTTTTCGCATATGCTACTTCAAAAGTGCTTTTGATGGGGAATCAAAGCTCCAAGTCTTAAATGGAAACTACCGCATTCCCGAATTACCAAAATACACTTCACCTGTCACGGACTTGATAAGAGAAATGCTCCAAGCTAGACCAGATGACAGACCAGATATCACGCAG GTCTGGTTTCGTGTTAATGAGCAACTACCTATTAATTTACAGAAGTCGTTACCTGACAGACCACCTGAATCGCCCTCATCTAACAATCATGAAG GTGTGTCAATGCCCTCAAACAGATCACCTCCAATGCCTCGTAGGAACCCACCTCCTCCACCTTCATCTGGAGAACCCAAAACTTCACCACAACCACCCCCTGCTTCTAGGGGAGGGGGAAGTGGGGGTGCACTTGGTGCTTTCTGGTCCACTCAGCATGCAAAGGAATCACTTGTTGCTGAGGATAAGAGTAAACCAATTTTTGATGAAGAACCATCTAGCCACCATATTTCACCGAAACATGATAGGATTCTTCCTGAAAACGAACAGTTACCCAAAAATGTTGGTCCTAACAAAGTGGTTAACACACAAACTCATACCGTGAAAAGCAGTACACATGGAAAATTACACAAGCCTGATACTGTACCCTCCAaggattttgaaataaatttgtttaaggATAAAGATCGCGTACGTGAGAGTACAACTAACTTTCAAAACCAGGCTTTTAACACTTTTGTTGCTGAATTTGATACTACTAATCTCAACTCTGGACTTAGTAACAAACCCGAAAGGGAACAAGCATTAGAGGCTGAGGTGGAGAAACTCAAAGAGCAGCTGAAGGAAGCTAACTTGGAAAAAGCTGAAATAACATCAAAGTATGAAAAGCTTTCTGCTATCTGCCGATCACAAAGGCAAGAACTGCAGGATCTGAAGCAAGCACTCACAGCTAGGACTCCTTCGCCAATTAGAGATGGTTTGAAAACCTCTCCTGCAGTTACATCATCTGCATCTGCATCTGCG AATAAGTCATGGCATGCTTTTCCAGAGGAACCTCAACAACAAAAGTCCTTCTCAGCTGAAAATACCTCCAAATCCGTCAGGGTGAAAAATGGTCAGCAGAACAAGCAACCTGTTGCACTAGCTACTGATTTTGATTCATGGGGTTTTGGATCAGATAGCTTCAGTGCTGTACCTGCTGGCAGCCCACACATGCAAAGACCTAGCAGTGCAGGAACAAAGTCTCAGGCTTTTGGTGAGGCAAACAAGTCAACTTCTCAACCAGCTGGATGGGCTGGTTTTTAA